The proteins below come from a single Pedobacter aquae genomic window:
- a CDS encoding SulP family inorganic anion transporter, whose amino-acid sequence MEKDSKSLFPGFNAAKYFSSQTLKKDLPSSIVVFLVALPLCLGIALASGAPLFAGLLTGIIGGVVVASFSGSQLSVSGPAAGLTVIVLNAITQLGSYDVFILAVLIAGIIQIILGIAKAGTIGNYFPSAVIEGMLAAIGIILILKQLPHALGYDKSYEGEESFKQVNDDNTFTAIITAVENMQLGAVIISVLSLAILILWPKIKQVAAVPAALVVVLTGIGLTIAFQGTGFALTGEHMVQIPTVASFAEFQNLFLFPDFSAITNPKVWTVAVTIAIVASLETLLSLEAIDKIDPQKRVSPTNRELVAQGIGNTVSGLLGGLPMTSVIVRSSANVNSGARTKMSAVFHGLWLLAALLVIPGLINQIPLAALAAILLFTGYKLANATLFSKMWRHGKNQFIPFVVTVLAVVFTDLLTGVAVGMLIGVFYLLRANMRNPYFYKLEKDGKQKTLRLKLSEEVSFLNKGAILYTLTHIPKGAKVIIDGSNSKYIDRDVLEIIENFHEHAYAKQIDVELVNIHPKYELPKLQDLIIQADDIAEIVDTHQIAKEKELQKNN is encoded by the coding sequence ATGGAAAAAGATAGTAAATCTTTATTTCCGGGCTTTAATGCGGCTAAATACTTTAGCTCGCAAACGCTAAAAAAAGATCTACCTTCTAGTATCGTAGTGTTTTTAGTGGCTTTACCTTTATGTTTAGGTATAGCATTAGCATCCGGGGCACCTTTATTTGCCGGTTTATTAACGGGTATCATAGGAGGTGTTGTCGTAGCAAGTTTCAGTGGTTCGCAATTAAGTGTTAGCGGGCCTGCCGCCGGTTTAACGGTAATTGTTTTAAATGCAATTACACAGTTAGGAAGCTATGACGTTTTCATCCTTGCAGTTTTAATTGCAGGTATTATTCAAATCATTTTAGGAATAGCAAAAGCAGGTACTATTGGTAATTATTTTCCATCGGCTGTTATAGAGGGGATGCTTGCAGCCATTGGTATCATCTTAATTTTAAAACAATTACCACATGCTTTAGGCTACGATAAAAGCTATGAAGGCGAAGAGTCTTTTAAACAAGTAAATGATGATAACACTTTTACAGCCATTATAACCGCTGTAGAAAATATGCAGTTAGGTGCAGTTATCATCTCAGTACTTTCTTTGGCTATTTTAATCTTGTGGCCAAAAATTAAACAAGTGGCGGCTGTACCAGCTGCTTTGGTGGTAGTTTTAACAGGTATTGGTTTAACTATAGCTTTTCAAGGTACAGGCTTTGCCCTAACTGGCGAGCATATGGTACAAATACCTACAGTAGCTAGTTTTGCAGAGTTTCAGAATTTATTTTTGTTTCCAGATTTTAGCGCTATTACCAATCCTAAAGTTTGGACAGTTGCCGTAACCATAGCTATTGTAGCTTCTTTAGAGACTTTATTAAGTTTAGAAGCTATTGATAAAATTGACCCACAGAAACGCGTTTCTCCGACAAATAGAGAGCTTGTTGCGCAAGGAATAGGTAATACGGTAAGTGGTTTATTAGGTGGCTTACCTATGACATCTGTTATCGTTAGGTCATCAGCCAATGTAAATTCTGGCGCTAGAACTAAAATGTCGGCAGTTTTTCATGGTTTATGGTTATTAGCTGCCTTATTGGTAATCCCAGGGCTTATCAATCAAATCCCTTTAGCCGCTTTAGCCGCTATTTTGTTATTTACAGGTTACAAACTTGCTAATGCTACATTGTTTTCTAAAATGTGGCGACATGGTAAAAATCAGTTTATTCCTTTTGTAGTTACTGTTCTTGCAGTTGTATTTACAGATTTGCTTACAGGTGTTGCTGTTGGTATGTTAATAGGTGTTTTCTACCTGTTAAGAGCCAATATGAGAAATCCATACTTCTATAAATTAGAGAAAGATGGTAAACAAAAAACACTTCGCTTAAAACTCTCTGAAGAGGTGTCTTTTTTAAATAAAGGCGCTATCTTATACACTTTAACGCATATCCCTAAAGGCGCTAAAGTTATTATTGATGGCTCTAACTCTAAGTATATTGATAGAGATGTTTTAGAAATTATTGAGAATTTCCACGAGCATGCATACGCCAAGCAAATAGACGTAGAGCTGGTTAATATTCATCCTAAATACGAGCTTCCTAAGCTACAGGATTTAATTATACAAGCAGACGATATTGCAGAAATTGTAGATACGCATCAAATAGCTAAAGAAAAGGAATTACAAAAAAATAACTAA
- a CDS encoding acyl-CoA carboxylase subunit beta: MAAQHKKGKLTARERLHFLLDENSFEEIGMMVTHRSSDFGMDKEQYLGDGVVTGYGTISNRLVYVYAQDFTVFGGSLSETHAEKICRIMDLAMQNGAPVIGLNDSGGARIQEGVVSLGGYADIFYRNTLASGVIPQLSAIMGPCAGGAVYSPAITDFIFMVENTSYMFVTGPNVVKTVTHEEVSSEELGGALTHATKSGVTHFACTNEIEVINHLKKVLSYLPQNCEEPAPSLNYQAGDERREKLNTVLPENINQPYDIRSVIEEVIDEQSFLEVHKEYAENIVVGFGRLAGKSIGIIANQPAFLAGVLDINSSKKAARFVRFCDCFNIPLLVFEDVPGFLPGTDQEWNAIITNGAKLLFAFSEATVPRITLIVRKAYGGAYDVMNSKHIGADMNFAWPSAEIAVMGAKGAAEIIFKKEISTAENPQEKWLEKEKEYSDLFANPYRAAERGFIDEVIEPAETRTKLMKAFKMLENKVVQKPRKKHGNIPL; this comes from the coding sequence ATTGCTGCACAGCATAAAAAAGGCAAATTAACAGCCAGAGAAAGACTTCATTTCTTACTAGATGAAAACTCTTTTGAAGAAATAGGCATGATGGTTACCCACCGTTCTTCTGATTTTGGGATGGATAAAGAGCAATACCTTGGCGATGGTGTGGTAACAGGTTATGGGACTATCAGCAATCGCTTGGTTTATGTATACGCTCAGGATTTTACGGTATTTGGTGGCTCTTTATCAGAAACACATGCCGAGAAAATCTGTAGAATTATGGATTTAGCGATGCAAAACGGAGCTCCAGTTATTGGCTTAAACGACTCTGGAGGAGCGAGGATACAAGAAGGGGTAGTTTCTTTAGGCGGCTATGCCGATATTTTTTATAGGAATACTTTAGCTTCCGGTGTCATTCCGCAATTATCTGCCATAATGGGGCCTTGTGCGGGCGGGGCGGTGTACTCTCCGGCCATTACAGATTTTATTTTCATGGTAGAAAACACCTCTTATATGTTTGTAACTGGCCCCAATGTGGTAAAAACAGTCACCCATGAAGAGGTAAGCTCAGAAGAATTAGGTGGCGCACTTACGCATGCAACAAAATCTGGCGTTACACATTTTGCTTGTACAAATGAAATTGAGGTTATCAATCATCTCAAAAAAGTTCTTTCTTACCTTCCTCAAAACTGCGAGGAGCCTGCACCATCTTTAAATTATCAGGCTGGAGACGAAAGAAGAGAAAAACTCAATACGGTACTTCCAGAAAACATCAATCAACCTTATGATATCAGAAGCGTTATAGAAGAGGTGATAGATGAGCAGTCTTTTTTAGAAGTTCATAAAGAATATGCAGAAAATATTGTTGTTGGCTTTGGCAGACTTGCAGGAAAAAGTATAGGTATCATTGCTAATCAGCCAGCATTTCTTGCGGGCGTTTTAGATATCAACTCATCAAAAAAAGCGGCTCGTTTTGTTCGCTTCTGCGATTGTTTTAATATTCCGCTTTTGGTTTTTGAAGATGTCCCTGGCTTTTTACCCGGTACAGACCAAGAATGGAATGCCATCATCACCAATGGTGCTAAATTATTGTTTGCTTTTAGCGAGGCTACCGTTCCGCGTATTACCCTTATTGTAAGAAAAGCTTATGGTGGTGCTTACGATGTGATGAACTCTAAACATATTGGTGCAGATATGAATTTTGCTTGGCCTAGTGCAGAAATTGCGGTTATGGGTGCAAAAGGGGCGGCAGAAATTATCTTTAAAAAGGAAATCAGTACGGCAGAAAACCCTCAAGAAAAATGGTTAGAGAAAGAAAAAGAATATTCTGATTTGTTTGCCAACCCTTACCGAGCCGCAGAAAGAGGTTTTATTGATGAGGTAATAGAGCCCGCTGAAACCAGAACAAAACTGATGAAAGCTTTTAAAATGTTAGAAAACAAAGTGGTGCAAAAGCCACGTAAAAAACACGGTAATATTCCACTATAA
- a CDS encoding GNAT family N-acetyltransferase, giving the protein MTPNFTIEQITPELTWDIRQKELYPGSPISDIKLKEDYYGLHFGVFTDNKLVAILSVFDKGSSVQFRKFATLKEYQGKGFGKALMNFTIDLAKSQGKTLIWCNARLSAISFYKQFGFTETEEAFTRKGIDYIIMEKRLN; this is encoded by the coding sequence ATGACACCAAATTTTACCATAGAACAAATTACCCCAGAACTTACTTGGGATATCAGACAAAAAGAACTTTATCCGGGCAGCCCTATATCAGACATTAAGCTAAAAGAAGACTATTACGGGCTACATTTTGGCGTTTTCACAGACAATAAACTGGTTGCTATACTATCCGTTTTTGATAAAGGTTCATCTGTACAGTTCAGAAAATTTGCTACATTAAAAGAGTATCAAGGAAAAGGATTTGGGAAAGCATTGATGAACTTTACTATAGATTTAGCTAAAAGCCAAGGCAAGACTTTAATCTGGTGTAATGCAAGATTAAGTGCCATTAGCTTTTATAAACAGTTTGGTTTTACTGAAACTGAGGAAGCCTTTACCAGAAAAGGCATTGATTATATCATCATGGAAAAAAGATTAAACTAA